Proteins encoded in a region of the Bacillus methanolicus genome:
- a CDS encoding MFS transporter — protein MKYSQNLRFWILIGIVAISGFSQGMLLPLIAIIFEKDGISSSVNGLHATALYIGILLASPLMEAPLRKFGFKPIILFGGLAVTVSLGLFPVWKSFWFWFILRLLIGIGDHMLHFGTQTWITTFSPENKRGRNISLYGLFFGLGFASGPVMTRFVEINESLPFIISTVISLAAWFTILLLKNEYPEQDLETSSFFGTMKRFGQVWKYAWVSLLPPFGYGFLEASLNGNFPVYALRTGIDINAVSFILPAFAIGGIVFQLPLGMLSDKYGRKNILIFVMLAGFICFTAAGLFKESAIGIAVCFFIAGMLVGSTFSLGISYMADLIPKQLLPAGNLMCGIFFSFGSISGPFIGGLAIEYLKGASFFYVISSMLLMIFIALAVYQPKDAVQGKTRSA, from the coding sequence ATGAAATATTCACAAAATTTGCGGTTTTGGATTTTAATAGGAATTGTAGCCATCTCCGGGTTTTCACAAGGAATGCTGCTTCCTCTCATTGCGATCATTTTTGAAAAGGACGGCATCTCTTCTTCCGTCAACGGCCTCCATGCTACCGCCCTTTATATCGGTATTCTTTTAGCCTCGCCTTTAATGGAAGCGCCGCTAAGAAAATTTGGCTTTAAGCCAATCATTTTATTTGGAGGGCTTGCTGTTACTGTTTCCTTAGGACTGTTTCCTGTTTGGAAGTCTTTTTGGTTCTGGTTTATCCTGAGACTGTTAATCGGGATAGGCGATCATATGCTTCATTTTGGAACGCAAACGTGGATAACGACCTTTTCGCCAGAAAATAAGCGCGGACGGAATATTTCCCTATACGGCTTATTTTTCGGGCTTGGATTTGCATCCGGACCGGTTATGACAAGATTTGTCGAAATAAATGAATCCCTCCCTTTTATCATTTCAACCGTTATTAGTTTAGCTGCTTGGTTTACCATTTTACTTTTAAAAAATGAATACCCTGAACAAGATTTAGAAACGAGTTCTTTTTTCGGAACGATGAAGCGCTTTGGCCAAGTATGGAAATATGCCTGGGTTTCTCTACTTCCCCCATTCGGGTATGGATTTCTTGAAGCTTCGCTAAACGGAAATTTCCCTGTTTATGCACTTAGAACAGGAATTGATATAAATGCTGTATCCTTTATTTTGCCTGCTTTTGCTATTGGGGGTATTGTATTTCAATTGCCTCTGGGAATGTTAAGTGACAAATACGGAAGAAAAAATATATTAATTTTCGTAATGCTGGCAGGGTTTATTTGCTTTACGGCAGCCGGACTTTTCAAAGAATCAGCTATTGGCATTGCAGTATGTTTTTTTATTGCAGGCATGCTTGTTGGTTCAACTTTTTCTCTCGGAATTAGTTATATGGCCGATCTTATACCAAAACAGCTTTTGCCTGCAGGAAATCTAATGTGCGGAATCTTCTTCAGCTTTGGAAGCATCAGCGGTCCGTTTATTGGCGGCCTTGCCATCGAGTACTTGAAAGGAGCAAGCTTTTTTTATGTCATTAGCTCCATGCTTCTTATGATATTCATTGCGCTGGCTGTCTATCAGCCAAAAGATGCCGTGCAAGGGAAAACCCGGTCTGCCTAA